In a single window of the Thunnus albacares chromosome 1, fThuAlb1.1, whole genome shotgun sequence genome:
- the LOC122989539 gene encoding protocadherin Fat 1-like, producing MIWIAFLPFLFSCALGNRTVEQVPFFHGHVFENSSPGSRVNGLSVPLKRLISQRLCGTEEPGSAAAHFKLMGDGSENFRVFAHHKRGHILLKTSGILDREERAEYALGLGLCCGQCAGLSREGEEESSLVAEVASIKVDVLDTNDHQPTFTGANVKLNLDDATALRTAIYTVTARDNDSGKNAELIYFVLPKNGSFYAVPKTGDILLVDSILGLDGPIKFKVFARDRGWPPRTSQSLVVEINPRQWPVASSSNPEAEKRTTKPQNKVPARRSRSVLESDSPVFINVSEDAGIGSVVMNLNPVRFQSATFELVEPDVESSPVSVSRDSGDIVISRRLDRETEPLVEISVKVQDKRGI from the exons ATGATTTGGATCGCATTTTTACCCTTTTTGTTTTCGTGCGCCCTCGGGAACAGGACCGTGGAGCAGGTGCCGTTCTTTCACGGGCATGTGTTTGAGAACTCGTCTCCGGGCTCCCGGGTCAACGGACTGAGTGTCCCCTTGAAGCGGCTCATCTCGCAGAGGCTGTGCGGTACCGAGGAGCCCGGCTCAGCGGCAGCGCACTTCAAACTCATGGGAGATGGGAGCGAGAATTTTCGTGTCTTTGCGCACCATAAACGGGGCCACATTTTATTGAAGACTTCTGGGATTCTGGACCGGGAGGAACGGGCTGAATACGCACTGGGTCTTGGTTTGTGTTGCGGGCAATGCGCGGGACTCTCCCGGGAAGGGGAAGAGGAGTCTTCCCTTGTCGCTGAGGTGGCGTCCATCAAGGTGGACGTCCTGGACACTAACGACCACCAGCCTACCTTCACCGGTGCCAATGTGAAACTAAACCTGGATGATGCCACTGCGCTCCGCACGGCGATCTACACGGTCACAGCGCGGGACAATGACAGCGGCAAGAACGCGGAGCTCATCTATTTCGTCTTGCCCAAAAACGGGAGTTTCTATGCGGTGCCCAAAACCGGTGACATCCTCTTGGTGGACTCCATTCTCGGTCTGGATGGACCTATTAAGTTTAAAGTGTTTGCACGGGACCGCGGGTGGCCACCCCGCACCAGCCAGAGCCTCGTCGTGGAGATCAATCCACGGCAATGGCCCGTGGCGTCCTCATCGAACCCCGAAGCGGAGAAACGGACAACTAAACCGCAAAATAAAGTCCCCGCGCGAAGATCCAGGTCAGTACTGGAATCGGACAGCCCCGTTTTCATCAACGTGTCTGAGGATGCTGGGATAGGTTCGGTGGTGATGAACCTGAACCCGGTGAGGTTTCAGTCAGCCACGTTTGAGCTGGTGGAGCCAGACGTGGAGAGCTCACCGGTCAGCGTTAGCCGGGACAGCGGGGATATTGTCATATCACGGAGACTGGACCGAGAAACGGAGCCTCTGGTCGAGATCTCCGTGAAAGTTCAAGATAAAAGAG GGATTTAG